Genomic window (Dictyoglomus thermophilum H-6-12):
TAGTAATTGGAAAGTATTTATCTTAGATGATGCTCATCAGCTAAGAGCGGAAGGGGCTAATGCCCTTTTGAAAATATTAGAAGAGCCTCCAGAACATACCTTGTTTATTTTAATAGCTTATAGACCTGAGTTACTATTGCCAACAATTATTTCAAGAAGTCAAATAATAAGTTTTTCTTATTTGAGTTATGATGAGGTTTGGCAAATAATAAAGGATAAGGTTTCGGAGGATAAATTAGAGATTCTGGTGAATTTATCGCAGGGGAGTGTTGGAAAGGCTCTTTTTTGGGGTGAGGAGAATAATTGGACTAAGAGGATAGAATTATTTAAATATTTAACTCTTCTTAAGAAGGATAGGCCATATTCTCCTTTTGAGCTTGTGGATTTTTTAGTAGAGGAGAAAGATGACGAAAAGATTATAAATCTTCTTGAGCTTGTTCTTTTCTGGTGGAGAGATCTGCTTTTGTGGAAGCTCACGGAAGATGAGAAGTATATTATGCAGAAAGATTTCTTACCAGAAATAGCGAGAAAGGCGCAAGAATATTCGGTCTCAGATCTGAGAAACTTTTTCAGGTTAACTCAG
Coding sequences:
- the holB gene encoding DNA polymerase III subunit delta', giving the protein MAFKEIVGQKQAIEVLRRAINENKLSQTYLFVGPEGVGKRLTAISFVQALNCKVEPLEGCGECDICKSIEKLSYPDLFYLKPEGQWYKIQQIRDIRKEAYVKPYISNWKVFILDDAHQLRAEGANALLKILEEPPEHTLFILIAYRPELLLPTIISRSQIISFSYLSYDEVWQIIKDKVSEDKLEILVNLSQGSVGKALFWGEENNWTKRIELFKYLTLLKKDRPYSPFELVDFLVEEKDDEKIINLLELVLFWWRDLLLWKLTEDEKYIMQKDFLPEIARKAQEYSVSDLRNFFRLTQDAIRGIRNNANLLLTLETLFLRVGMSS